In the Eremothecium cymbalariae DBVPG#7215 chromosome 7, complete sequence genome, one interval contains:
- the CPA2 gene encoding carbamoyl-phosphate synthase (glutamine-hydrolyzing) CPA2 (similar to Ashbya gossypii ABR157W), whose protein sequence is MSSDGVVTEIKTPLQNTLNIKPQLVEGIESILVIGSGGLSIGQAGEFDYSGSQAIKALKEAGKRVILINPNIATNQTSHSLADEIYFLPVTPEYITYLIEVEHPDGILLTFGGQTGLNCGVALEDLGVLDKYGVKVLGTPISTLRTTEDRDLFARALKEINIPIAESIACETVEAAVEAAKRITYPVIVRSAYALGGLGSGFANNDEELRQLCSLSLAVAPQVLVEQSLRGWKEIEYEVVRDRAGNCITVCNMENSDPLGIHTGDSIVFAPSQTLTDEEFHMLRTAAIKIIRHLGVVGECNVQYALQPDGLDFRVIEVNARLSRSSALASKATGYPLAYTAAKLALGYTLPELPNPVTKTTVANFEPSLDYIVAKIPRWDLSKFQFIDRSVGSAMKSVGEVMALGRNFEESFQKALRQIDPVFIGFQGSDEFTDLDEALREPTDRRWLAIGQALIHEGYTVEKVHQLTNIDSWFLYKCMNIVYMYKELEKFDSLSELDADLLLKAKKLGFSDQQIAISIAADCNELQVRQHRKSLGIIPFVKRIDTLAAEFPASTNYLYVTYNAVKSDVSFDENGIMVLGSGVYRIGSSVEFDWCAVNTVKALRNEGYKTIMVNYNPETVSTDFDEVDRLYFEELSFERVLDIYELENSKGCVISMGGQLPQNIALELYQEGVNTLGTSPEYIDKAENRHKFSTILDSIGIDQPPWSELKSLSDVKEFIQSVGYPVLIRPSYVLSGAAMSVANNADELNLKLANAAEVSPAHPVVVSKFIQGAEEIDVDAVAYNGEVLVHAISEHVENVGIHSGDATLVLPPQGLSNDIKLRLKQLTSKVAKAWNITGPFNMQIIKDDREQGTSLKIIECNIRASRSFPFVSKVLGVNFIDVAVKAFLGGSRVPAPVDLMDKEYNYVATKCPQFSFIRLPGADPSLGVEMASTGEVASFGRDLLESYWTAIQSTLNFHLPLPPCGILLSGDLSEPYLGEAATYLSPLGYTLLATSPATRLYLSHYLHPDATVHVIEIPTNDKKALKHLFDKHRIKAVFSLTSKQASSPKDKEYVVRRSAVDLSIPLFSEAKTAILFTKALSSNLPDKIKFRQSTTKHKNYNTNNAPLTPPEVKPWSHYMGFHPQ, encoded by the coding sequence ATGTCTTCTGATGGTGTTGTCACAGAGATTAAAACCCCTCTCCAGAATACGTTGAATATTAAACCTCAACTAGTTGAAGGAATTGAGTCGATTTTGGTGATTGGATCTGGAGGATTATCAATTGGGCAAGCAGGCGAGTTTGATTATTCTGGTTCTCAGGCGATTAAAGCTTTGAAAGAAGCTGGTAAGAGGGTCATCCTTATCAACCCGAATATTGCTACGAACCAAACGTCACATTCTTTAGCTGATGAAATCTATTTTCTGCCGGTCACTCCTGAGTACATAACGTATCTTATAGAAGTAGAACATCCAGATGGTATTCTTCTGACGTTTGGTGGTCAGACTGGTTTGAACTGTGGGGTTGCCTTGGAAGATTTGGGAGTGTTGGATAAATATGGCGTGAAGGTATTAGGTACTCCAATTAGTACATTAAGGACCACTGAAGATAGGGACTTATTTGCTAGAGCGTTGAAAGAGATAAATATTCCTATTGCTGAGTCGATTGCTTGTGAGACTGTGGAAGCGGCTGTCGAGGCTGCAAAAAGGATCACATATCCGGTTATTGTTAGATCTGCATATGCATTAGGTGGTTTAGGATCAGGTTTTGCTAACAATGACGAAGAACTGAGACAATTGTGTTCTCTATCTTTGGCTGTAGCACCCCAAGTGCTTGTAGAGCAATCGTTGAGAGGttggaaagaaattgaatatGAAGTCGTAAGAGATAGGGCTGGTAACTGCATAACAGTTTGTAATATGGAGAATTCTGATCCACTCGGAATCCATACGGGTgattcaattgtttttgCACCATCGCAAACGTTAACGGATGAAGAATTTCATATGTTAAGGACAGCGGCTATCAAAATTATTAGGCATCTTGGTGTAGTTGGGGAATGTAATGTTCAATATGCATTACAGCCTGATGGTCTTGATTTTAGAGTTATAGAAGTCAATGCTCGTCTATCTCGATCTTCGGCTCTAGCATCCAAGGCAACAGGTTATCCACTTGCCTATACCGCTGCAAAGCTTGCTTTGGGTTATACACTTCCAGAACTTCCAAACCCTGTTACCAAAACAACAGTTGCTAACTTCGAGCCATCGTTAGATTATATTGTAGCAAAGATTCCGCGTTGGGACTTGTcaaaattccaatttatTGATAGGTCAGTTGGTTCTGCAATGAAATCAGTTGGGGAAGTTATGGCGCTTGGCAGGAATTTCGAAGAATCATTCCAAAAAGCTTTAAGACAAATTGATCCGGTATTCATTGGATTTCAAGGTTCTGATGAATTTACCGATCTAGATGAGGCTCTGCGTGAACCCACTGACAGAAGATGGCTTGCAATTGGCCAGGCTCTCATCCACGAGGGATACACTGTTGAAAAAGTACATCAGTTAACGAACATTGACTCCTGGTTTTTGTATAAATGTATGAACATTGTTTATATGTACAAAGAATTGGAGAAGTTTGATTCATTGTCAGAACTTGATGCAGACCTTCTTCTAAAGGCCAAAAAACTCGGCTTCTCTGACCAACAAATTGCAATATCAATAGCAGCGGATTGTAATGAACTTCAAGTTAGACAACATCGGAAATCATTAGGTATTATTCCCTTCGTTAAGAGAATTGACACGTTAGCTGCGGAATTTCCTGCATCTACCAATTATTTGTATGTGACTTACAATGCAGTAAAGTCGGATGTCAGCTTCGATGAAAATGGCATAATGGTGCTTGGCTCTGGAGTTTATCGTATCGGTTCTTCGGTGGAATTCGATTGGTGTGCAGTTAACACAGTAAAGGCTTTGAGAAATGAGGGATACAAGACTATTATGGTGAATTATAACCCAGAAACGGTTTCTACAGACTTTGATGAAGTGGATcgattatattttgaagagttATCTTTCGAAAGAGTGTTAGATATTTACGAATTGGAAAACTCGAAGGGTTGCGTCATATCTATGGGAGGTCAATTACCCCAGAACATAGCCTTGGAATTATATCAAGAAGGTGTTAATACACTCGGTACCTCGCCggaatatattgataaaGCAGAAAATAGACATAAATTCTCCACTATACTTGACTCTATTGGTATTGATCAACCTCCATGGTCGGAATTAAAGTCATTGTCTGATGTAAAAGAGTTTATTCAATCTGTGGGTTATCCAGTGCTTATCAGACCATCCTATGTATTGTCAGGCGCTGCCATGAGTGTCGCTAATAATGCTGATGAACTAAATTTAAAACTCGCAAATGCAGCTGAGGTGTCACCAGCCCATCCTGTAGTAGTATCTAAGTTTATTCAAGGCGCTGAGGAAATTGACGTTGATGCTGTTGCATATAATGGAGAAGTCCTCGTCCATGCAATCTCCGAACATGTGGAAAACGTAGGAATACATTCAGGTGATGCTACATTGGTTCTGCCCCCGCAAGGATTGTCTAATGACATCAAATTACGTCTAAAGCAACTCACATCGAAAGTAGCCAAGGCCTGGAATATTACCGGCCCTTTTAACATGCAAATTATTAAGGACGACAGAGAGCAAGGCACTTCATTGAAGATAATAGAATGTAACATAAGAGCATCTAGATCTTTTCCATTTGTTTCCAAAGTTTTAGGTGTTAATTTTATCGACGTAGCTGTGAAAGCTTTCCTTGGTGGCTCTAGAGTCCCAGCACCAGTAGACCTGATGGATAAAGAGTATAATTATGTTGCAACCAAATGCCCGCAATTTTCCTTCATTAGACTCCCTGGAGCAGATCCCTCCCTCGGAGTAGAAATGGCTTCCACCGGTGAAGTAGCATCCTTCGGAAGAGACCTGCTTGAAAGCTACTGGACCGCTATTCAAAGCACTCTGAATTTCCACCTCCCATTACCGCCCTGCGGCATTCTTCTCAGCGGCGATTTGTCAGAACCCTACCTAGGCGAAGCAGCTACGTATCTAAGCCCATTGGGCTACACATTACTTGCTACTAGCCCAGCCACAAGACTCTACTTGTCCCACTATCTCCACCCCGATGCCACTGTCCATGTCATTGAAATCCCCACCAACGATAAAAAGGCTCTCAAACACCTCTTCGACAAACACAGAATAAAAGCGGTATTCAGCTTAACATCAAAGCAGGCCTCATCCCCAAAAGATAAAGAATACGTGGTCAGAAGATCTGCAGTAGACCTCTCCATCCCACTTTTCAGCGAAGCAAAAACAGCCATCCTCTTCACTAAAGCTCTAAGCTCTAACCTGCCTGACAAAATAAAATTCCGCCAGTCTACTACTAAACATAAAAATTACAATACTAACAATGCTCCACTAACTCCTCCAGAAGTTAAACCGTGGAGTCACTACATGGGCTTCCACCCTCAATGA
- the GPA2 gene encoding guanine nucleotide-binding protein subunit alpha (similar to Ashbya gossypii ABR158W), whose amino-acid sequence MGLCASKNDRTNGRQGVGTKYNGRCQGKADHETVVDEEKRRVVRVERGTTSDVEMDMKQEASPSQSTSATAGDRKRSVVSATSRQSTVLTTSGSQPSQAGMPGAGGGNRALKVLLLGSGESGKSTVLKQLKILHQNGFSQEELLDYKPFIFDNIVDTGRDLINARAQFKVPLEEGCGLTQENLDRILNYSRPAGPIGSFPRDLAVILSKLWELPSTKQLLNGEHSSAFYLMDNAGYFFGNLEKISQPDYHPTVVDILRTRKKTSGIFDTTIEMDSNLKLHIYDVGGQRSERKKWIHCFDNVTMIIFCVSLSEYYQTLMEDKSQNRLEESLILFDSVVNSRWFTRTSVVLFLNKIDAFAEKLQRVPLERYFPDYTGGPDINKAAKYILWRFVQLNRANLNIYPHVTQATDTSNIRLVFAAIKETILENSLKDSGVL is encoded by the coding sequence ATGGGGTTGTGTGCTTCGAAGAATGATAGAACGAACGGGCGGCAGGGTGTTGGGACTAAGTATAATGGGCGATGCCAGGGTAAGGCTGATCATGAGACGGTTGTCGATgaagagaaaagaaggGTTGTGAGGGTAGAGAGGGGCACGACGTCTGATGTGGAGATGGATATGAAGCAGGAGGCCTCGCCAAGCCAGAGTACGTCAGCAACGGCGGGGGATAGGAAGCGGTCTGTTGTGTCTGCTACGAGTCGTCAGAGCACGGTGCTTACTACTTCTGGGTCGCAACCCAGTCAGGCTGGTATGCCAGGTGCTGGTGGGGGGAATAGAGCTTTGAAGGTGTTGCTGCTGGGGTCTGGCGAGAGTGGTAAGTCTACGGTGTTGAAGcagttgaaaattttacATCAGAATGGGTTCTCTCAGGAGGAGCTGTTGGACTACAAGCCTTTCATTTTCGATAATATTGTCGATACGGGGAGGGATCTCATTAACGCCAGAGCTCAGTTTAAAGTTCCCTTGGAAGAGGGTTGTGGGTTGACACAAGAAAATCTAGATCGTATTTTGAATTACAGTCGGCCTGCTGGGCCCATAGGGAGCTTTCCTCGTGACCTGGCTGTGATTTTAAGTAAATTGTGGGAACTTCCTTCGACAAAACAGTTGCTCAATGGTGAACACAGTTCCGCATTTTATCTGATGGATAATGCTGGttatttctttggaaaCTTGGAAAAGATTTCGCAGCCAGATTATCACCCTACAGTGGTGGATATTTTGCGTACAAGGAAAAAGACTTCGGGAATTTTTGATACGACGATTGAAATGGATAGCAATCTGAAACTTCATATATACGATGTTGGTGGACAGAGAAGTGAGCGaaaaaaatggattcaTTGTTTTGATAACGTTAcaatgataatattttgtgtTTCGCTTTCTGAGTATTATCAAACGTTGATGGAAGACAAATCACAAAACAGATTAGAAGAATCActgattttatttgattCGGTAGTCAACAGTAGATGGTTCACAAGGACATCGGTCGTGCTATTCCTAAATAAAATAGACGCCTTTGCGGAAAAGCTGCAACGTGTCCCACTGGAACGATATTTCCCAGACTATACTGGTGGACCTGATATTAATAAGGCTGCAAAGTATATATTGTGGAGGTTTGTTCAATTGAACAGGGCGAATCTAAATATTTACCCACATGTGACCCAAGCCACAGatacttcaaatattaGGTTGGTTTTTGCTGCAATAAAGGAAACCATTCTAGAGAACAGCTTGAAAGATTCGGGTGTATTGTAA
- the LIH1 gene encoding putative lipase (similar to Ashbya gossypii ABR159C), producing MLLIVSLVCLHLQLCHSLEPYYKVLSKKDLDFTPQDPDPIAADDIDLSDVAISPKSYDKLVYFSKICALTYCIKDGTLVENKTFLDGGCPHEIEFCSDLDVNPTAQRTRVELVLVAEKDELGTGYVAVDHGREVVMLAFRGSSTQQDWFSDFQIHPTTYVPASAKKYRKLVRDGVIPPCEGCKVHRGFYRFAKTLSRDFLERVERIFNLYPNYNLVVTGHSLGAALASLCGIELVLRGFNPLVLTYATPKMFNQPLRDWVNDIFNTEQIHEKSIEKQELQLNQGYFRVVHLQDYIPMVPPLYFVAGLEIFIEKLDFPHEIEDLEYRGMGNGMSWNSDDALGDGGGIEDQGEIESVRSRLNERVEKWLHMYEHRSYFIMINTCSGF from the coding sequence ATGCTGCTTATAGTGTCACTAGTTTGTCTTCACCTACAGCTATGTCATAGTTTAGAGCCTTATTACAAAGTGTTGAGTAAGAAGGACTTGGATTTTACGCCCCAGGATCCAGATCCAATAGCCGCCGACGATATAGATCTCTCGGACGTCGCGATCTCACCCAAGAGTTATGACAAGTTAGTTTACTTCAGTAAGATATGTGCATTAACTTACTGTATTAAAGATGGGACTTTAGTCGAAAACAAGACTTTTCTTGATGGCGGGTGTCCCCATGAGATTGAGTTTTGTTCGGACCTTGATGTGAATCCGACGGCGCAAAGAACAAGAGTTGAATTAGTGTTAGTTGCTGAAAAGGATGAGCTTGGAACAGGTTATGTCGCAGTTGATCATGGGAGAGAGGTGGTTATGTTAGCATTTAGAGGCTCTAGTACTCAGCAGGATTGGTTTAGTGATTTCCAAATACATCCCACTACATATGTTCCTGCATCTGCTAAAAAGTACCGCAAACTTGTCAGGGATGGGGTTATCCCACCATGTGAAGGTTGTAAAGTCCATCGTGGGTTTTATCGGTTTGCCAAGACATTGAGTAGAGATTTTTTGGAACGTGTAGAAAGGATATTTAATCTTTATCCCAACTATAACTTGGTTGTCACCGGCCACTCTTTAGGTGCAGCATTAGCCAGCTTATGTGGTATCGAATTGGTTCTTCGTGGATTCAATCCTTTGGTACTTACGTATGCAACGCCAAAGATGTTTAACCAACCGTTACGTGATTGGGTtaatgatatattcaaTACCGAACAAATTCATGAAAAATCTATAGAGAAACAAGAGTTACAATTGAATCAAGGTTACTTCCGTGTAGTGCACCTGCAAGATTATATACCAATGGTTCCGCCATTATACTTTGTAGCAGGCTTGGAAATTTTCATCGAGAAACTCGATTTCCCGCATGAGATTGAAGACTTGGAATATCGCGGAATGGGCAATGGGATGTCATGGAACAGTGATGACGCACTTGGTGATGGAGGCGGCATAGAAGACCAAGGAGAAATTGAATCCGTTCGCAGCCGTTTAAATGAACGGGTGGAAAAATGGTTACATATGTATGAGCATCGTAGCTATTTTATTATGATCAACACATGTAGTGGGTTTTAA
- the ECM27 gene encoding Ecm27p (similar to Ashbya gossypii ABR160C) produces the protein MDEVLNIWKWITHPIYLYDNSRLSASFVVLTLFHLSVCFILLGVCASDYLCPIVVTLTDQRTRSHKGISAAILLAWCNSSPDLFSNLMSWNSANNAAALSIGEVLGACGVIICVVQGAIFMVVKSAWINLKPYERHSIIVDLGFCALSVSIIGYVCILNRVTIWDCVVMLLIYITYIISKVSLGTQQVPAIEVSNVINTENQTIQEVLGPYSDVDDNGSQFLISDLDTGIKPSLLTSMDYNSLLKALETSLLREDGDTISLETMGTRTSPFRPVTEPNGGIDTNIHSNFTHTAPPTFQPYFDNPEVVLSPTVPVRTEDIFRRREERLKSSALYMLAPQLINFRDKGKVSQAITLCLTPFMILLRVTIPQYDKMVDRRSEGSEIFFKRSVLTMSIVHSILAPFWAVLLMMSFAERNMPIFVWLLAIVVSASLLLGIFNVYSEVELANRFSLNNNQSSCYARVEQISKLVSFLFNIAGVCSSILWISYLANTLIEIMVLYQKIIHISEAILGLTIFSWGNSVSDLMSNVAMAKLYHKLPNDDNTNLDTKFFSISLGACLGGVLLNTMIGIGMSGLVAMVPAKKWSIVLRDNGVDSKFLLSCAAIILQILFLLWLFLTNARFLQSHMRTVGLAMCAWWLAATLFNLILEISV, from the coding sequence ATGGATGAGGTACTAAACATCTGGAAATGGATAACACATCCTATTTATCTTTATGATAACAGTCGTTTATCAGCGTCCTTTGTTGTGCTAACACTTTTCCATCTTTCTGTCTGCTTCATTCTTCTTGGAGTCTGCGCTTCAGATTACTTATGTCCAATAGTGGTTACATTAACAGACCAACGAACCAGGTCTCACAAGGGTATTTCAGCAGCTATCTTACTAGCATGGTGCAATTCTTCGCCGGATCTTTTTTCTAATTTGATGTCCTGGAATTCAGCAAACAATGCTGCTGCCCTTTCCATTGGAGAAGTATTGGGTGCTTGTGGTGTTATCATATGTGTGGTCCAAGGCGCCATATTCATGGTTGTAAAATCAGCATGGATCAATTTAAAGCCTTACGAACGCCATTCaattattgttgatttgGGGTTTTGCGCATTATCGGTAAGCATTATTGGGTATGTTTGCATTTTGAATAGAGTTACGATATGGGATTGTGTGGTGATGCTattgatatatatcacATACATAATCTCTAAAGTGTCGTTAGGTACACAACAGGTTCCAGCTATAGAAGTTTCAAATGTTATAAACACCGAGAATCAAACTATTCAAGAAGTTTTAGGACCATATTCTGATGTTGATGACAACGGGAGTCAGTTTCTCATCTCCGACCTAGACACGGGGATCAAACCAAGCTTATTGACGTCTATGGACTACAATAGTTTACTGAAGGCTCTAGAGACATCACTGTTGCGGGAAGATGGTGATACCATTTCTCTAGAAACAATGGGAACCAGAACATCACCGTTTAGGCCTGTGACTGAACCGAACGGAGGAATAGACACTAATATTCATTCAAACTTTACTCATACAGCACCTCCTACTTTTCAACCATACTTTGATAACCCCGAAGTAGTCCTTAGTCCTACCGTACCGGTGAGAActgaagatatatttagaCGAAGGGAAGAAAGGCTCAAGTCAAGTGCATTATACATGTTAGCTCCCCAATTGATAAACTTTAGGGACAAGGGAAAGGTTTCGCAAGCGATTACCCTTTGCTTAACACCGTTCATGATCTTACTACGAGTTACCATCCCACAATATGATAAAATGGTCGATCGTAGATCAGAAGGatcagaaatatttttcaaaagaagtGTTCTTACGATGTCAATTGTTCACTCCATTCTCGCGCCCTTTTGGGCAGTATTACTTATGATGTCATTTGCAGAAAGGAACATGCCAATTTTCGTATGGCTGCTCGCTATCGTTGTCTCGGCTTCACTCCTATTAGGTATCTTTAATGTCTACAGCGAAGTAGAATTGGCTAATAGATTCTCATTAAACAACAACCAGTCCTCATGCTACGCAAGAGTTGAACAAATCTCAAAATTAGTGTCCTTCCTATTTAACATTGCAGGAGTCTGCTCAAGCATCCTATGGATATCATACTTGGCGAATACCTTAATTGAAATAATGGTTCTATACCAAAAAATAATCCACATCTCGGAAGCAATCCTTGGACTCACGATCTTTTCATGGGGTAATTCTGTCAGCGACTTGATGTCCAATGTAGCGATGGCCAAACTCTACCACAAGCTCCCAAACGACGACAATACAAACTTAGACACCAAATTCTTCTCTATATCCTTGGGCGCGTGTCTCGGAGGCGTCTTATTAAACACAATGATTGGAATAGGTATGAGTGGTCTTGTCGCAATGGTTCCTGCCAAGAAGTGGTCCATTGTATTGCGGGACAACGGCGTAGATAGCAAGTTCTTGCTTTCATGTGCTGCAATAATTCTACAAATACTCTTTCTTTTGTGGCTGTTTTTGACAAACGCACGATTCTTACAGTCGCATATGAGAACTGTTGGGCTGGCGATGTGCGCTTGGTGGTTGGCCGCTACTTTATTCAACTTAATACTTGAAATATCCGTTTAA
- the ADO1 gene encoding adenosine kinase (similar to Ashbya gossypii ABR161C), which produces MGKLKLFKLINNDLLADIFGLRRSIRRGNMSQFAKLVCLGNPLLDYQATVTLEYLEKYSLKSNDAILVDASSGDQKMKIFEELLEYPDVKFVAGGAAQNTARGAAYVLGPGKVSYFGSVGRDVYADKLLEENTKAGILSLYQVQEDIATGKCAALITGHDRSLVTDLGAANHFKPEHLDAHWEHVENAELFYVGGFHLTVSPEAIIKLGKHAQETGKPFVLNLSAPMIPQFFKDALERVLPYTTHVISNESEAAAYCESFGLECANDDLVSIANHIVGDSPRRTVIFTHGLEPTVCVSASGHEFFPVQPLSSTNIVDTNGAGDAFAGGFMAALTEGKDLKTAIAMGQWLAALSIQEVGPSYPATVFQFEA; this is translated from the coding sequence ATGGGaaagttgaagttgttcaaGTTAATAAATAACGACTTGTTGGCAGATATCTTTGGGTTAAGAAGATCAATTCGACGTGGTAATATGAGTCAATTTGCTAAGCTTGTGTGTTTGGGTAACCCATTGTTGGATTACCAAGCTACTGTGACGTTAGAGTACTTGGAAAAGTATTCTTTGAAGAGCAATGATGCTATTTTAGTTGATGCAAGTAGCGGCGatcagaagatgaagatcTTTGAGGAATTGCTGGAATACCCAGATGTGAAATTTGTTGCTGGTGGGGCAGCGCAGAACACAGCTAGGGGTGCGGCATATGTTTTGGGTCCTGGTAAGGTTAGTTATTTTGGTAGTGTTGGTAGGGATGTCTATGCGGACAAGTTATTGGAAGAGAATACGAAAGCTGGGATTTTGTCATTGTACCAAGTCCAAGAGGATATTGCGACTGGTAAGTGTGCTGCGTTGATTACCGGACATGACAGATCTTTGGTGACTGATTTGGGGGCTGCCAATCACTTTAAACCAGAACATTTGGATGCGCACTGGGAACATGTTGAGAATGCCGAATTGTTCTATGTTGGTGGGTTCCATTTGACTGTATCACCAGAAGCGATTATTAAATTAGGTAAACATGCTCAGGAGACTGGTAAGCCTTTTGTGCTAAACTTGTCAGCTCCAATGATTCCCCAGTTCTTTAAAGATGCATTGGAACGCGTGTTGCCATATACAACCCATGTTATTTCTAACGAATCCGAAGCAGCAGCTTACTGCGAATCCTTTGGGTTGGAATGCGCTAATGATGACTTGGTTTCTATTGCCAATCACATTGTCGGTGATTCTCCAAGGAGAACCGTTATTTTCACTCATGGTTTGGAGCCAACTGTCTGTGTTTCTGCTTCTGGCCATGAATTCTTCCCTGTTCAACCTTTAAGTTCGACAAATATTGTAGATACCAATGGTGCTGGCGATGCGTTTGCCGGTGGTTTCATGGCTGCCTTGACGGAGGGTAAAGATCTAAAGACGGCTATTGCTATGGGACAATGGTTAGCCGCATTATCGATTCAAGAAGTCGGCCCTTCATATCCTGCTACAGTGTTCCAATTTGAGGCCTGA
- the TDA4 gene encoding Tda4p (similar to Ashbya gossypii ABR162W), translated as MVSGEMQELSLMEDPFLALSPFKNHESLYLRHGHEVLFSFLLYQFIVYRIVAPVVNRMIFGKHYAEAVQNVKVNYDIHTVSTVQALVCVGLVIPIVSLNANLQIFGYYNEYASMTAAISLGYFLWDLYICLKFFSFFGLGFLGHAIGSLAVIFCSLMPSYQSWIGKFLVFEASTPFVNINWYITQVSRKTTKAIVPAWFNIINGLLLLGTFFFTRICWGIIALVSLDYQVWKQWNSDTPMLVGLLVPTINLLMTILNIYWFYKMIRIAKKMVNASKKVTKVT; from the coding sequence ATGGTATCTGGTGAGATGCAAGAACTGTCTTTAATGGAGGACCCATTCCTAGCGTTATCTCCTTTCAAGAATCATGAGAGTTTATACCTTAGGCATGGGCACGAAGTGTTGTTTTCCTTTCTACTGTATCAGTTCATAGTCTATCGGATTGTTGCGCCGGTGGTGAATAGGATGATTTTTGGGAAGCATTATGCAGAAGCAGTCCAGAACGTGAAGGTGAACTACGACATTCATACGGTTTCTACAGTGCAAGCGTTGGTTTGTGTGGGGCTTGTTATTCCGATTGTTTCTCTAAATGCCAAtttgcaaatatttggGTATTACAATGAGTATGCGAGCATGACAGCAGCTATTAGTTTAGGGTATTTCCTATGGGATTTGTACATCTGCTTGAAattcttctccttttttgGGCTTGGGTTCTTGGGGCATGCCATTGGATCACTGGCGGtgatattttgttctttgaTGCCTAGCTACCAAAGTTGGATTGGCAagtttttagtttttgaagCTAGTACTCCGTTTGTGAATATTAACTGGTATATCACTCAAGTATCTCGGAAGACTACTAAAGCCATAGTTCCAGCTTGGTTTAATATAATCAATGGACTGCTTTTGCTAGGCACCTTTTTCTTTACTAGGATATGCTGGGGGATCATAGCACTTGTTTCGCTTGACTATCAAGTGTGGAAGCAATGGAACTCTGATACTCCTATGCTTGTGGGTTTACTTGTCCCTACTATCAACCTGCTCATGActattttgaatatctACTGGTTTTATAAGATGATTAGGATCGCTAAGAAAATGGTCAATGCTTCTAAAAAGGTAACAAAAGTGACTTAA